GTTGCAGGGACCGGGCCTCGCCGCCGTGTTCAATGACGGGCGCGAGGTGACGGCGGTCGTCAAGCAGGGTGGTGACGTTCCCCTCTTCCTCACCATCGGCCGCCTGCATTCGACGCGCGAGAACGGCGCCGCTTTCTGCGTGGTGCTGCGCGACATCACGCAATGGAAGCGCACCGAGGCGGAATTGCGCGATGCCAAGGATGCCGCCGAGCAGGCGAGCCGCCAGAAGTCCGAGTTCCTGGCCAAGATCAGCCATGAACTGCGAACCCCCCTCAACGCCATTCTGGGCTTCTCCGAAGTCATGCGCATGGAGCGCTTCGGCGAGATCAAGAACGACAAGTATCGCGGCTATGTGAACGATATCCATGCGAGCGGCGCCCATCTGCTTTCACTCATCAACGATCTGCTCGATCTCTCCAAGGTCGAAGCCGGCAAGCTCGAGCTGAACTTCACCTCGGTCGCCCTCACCGAGGTCATCGACCAGGCGGTCAAGATGGTGCAGGAACAGGCGACCGCGGGACGCGTCATCCTGCGCCGCACGATTCCCGGCGATCTGCCCAATGTCGTCGCCGATCAGCGCTCGATGAGCCAGGTGATGCTGAATCTCCTGAGCAACGCGATCAAGTTCACCGATCCGGGCGGCCAGGTGATCATCTCGGCGCATTTGACCAAGGCGGGCGAATTGAAGCTTCGGGTGAAAGATACCGGCCTCGGCATGACGGAAGCCGAGATCAAGGAAGCGCTCGAGCCTTTCCGCCGCATCACCACCGATGGCCGCAACGTGCCGGGCACGGGCCTGGGGCTCCCGCTCACCAAGGCGCTCGCCGAAGCCAACCGCGCCCAATTCGAGATATCGAGCGAGCCACGCAAGGGCACCATGGTCGAGATCACATTCCCGACCACCCGCGTCCTCGCGGCTTAGGTTCTGCGGACATTTATCGCAGCCACAAGGCGATTGCAGCGAGAGTAACGACGGCGATATGGTTTCGTGCGATCTTCTCGTATCGGGTGGCGTCGCGGCGGATTGCTGGGAATGATGGCTGTAGATCGCGCCACGGCGTGATGCCCAAGATTATCTCCCAAAAGGCAGTCTTGAATCACAGTTCAAATGATTTGAGAATCCCAAGAGTCCACAGAACCTGGAGCGCTTCCCGCGAAAGTTGCTCGACTATCGCGACAAGGAAGCGCTCCAGATATATGTAATCGAGCCTTTTTATCCCGCTTTGATCGAATCGATTGATTCGATCAAAACGGGAAAGGCTATAGGCCGTGCACTCATAACCTCGGCACGTCGGCTTTCCCCCCGATAACCGACATGGAGCGGACATTGATCGAGGCCCGATGGGGCCATGTGTGGACGGCTCCGGGCTGTCAAGGTTCTTTTGCATGTCGCAGCGCTGGTCGTAGCAGCCATGTGTTCGGCCTTTGAGCGCGGCTCATAGGGCCGCTGGCCATAATGCCTTCCGCGGATCAGGTCCCGGTCAAAAGCTCGCATTCGACAATGCTGTGGCCCATGTGGGTTGTCCTGATCGCCGGATCGACCGGTTCTGCGTTACCTGCTGTCAGTCCTTTCCAGCCTTCACATCACGCCGTTGCCGGCGCGATCTCGTCCAAAGTCGCCGTGCCCTAGCGAGCCAGCGCGACGGGTTCCCTGTAACGCTCGCCCTTGGCCATCATCGCCCAGGCCATGCGGGCAATCTTGTTGGCGAACGCGATCGCGGCCACCTTTGTCGGCCGCCGCTCCAGCAGCTTGGCAAGCCATGGCCGATGCTTGGTGCCGTGGATTTTCGCGTATCGGATCACCGCCAACGCGCCAGCACAGAACAGCGAGCGCAGGTATCGATCGCCCTGTTTGGTGATATTGCCAAGCCTCTCCCTGCCTCCACTGGAGTTCTGCTTCGGCACCAGCCCAATCCAGGCTGAGAAGTCGCGTCCCGAGCGAAACGCCCTCGGATCGGGAATACTGGCGACCAGCGCGGTTGCCAGCGCCGGACCGACCCCGGGGAGTTCGTCGAGCCGACGGCTGGTCTCGTTTGAGCGATGCCAGGCGTTGATATGCTGGTCGAACGTCAGGATCTGCCGCTTCAGCTGCCATAGTTGACGGCCCAGTGCCTCCAGGCACTCGCGCGCAATCTCGGGCACGCGTCCATCGTCGGGATCGGCAACCACATCGAGCAGCTTCTCGACGCCATTGCGGCCGACTGGTGCGACAATGCCAAACTCGGCAAGGTGGGCGCGGATCGCATTGATCAGCGCAGTCTGCTGGCGAATGAACAGATGCCGCGTACGGTGGAGCATCAGACAGGCTTGCTGGTCGGGTGTCTTGGTCGGCACGAACCGCATGCTTGGCCGCTGCACCGCCTCGCAAATGGCCTCGGCATCGGCCGCATCGTTCTTCTGGCGTTTCACATACGGCTTCACATAGGCCGGCGGCATCAATCGAACCGTGTGCCCGAGTGCCTGCAACTCGCGCGACCAGTGGTGCGAGGACGCGCATGCCTCGATACCAACCACACAAGGCGAAAGCTTCCTGAAGAAACCGAGAACCCGTGACCGCTTGAGACGCTGGCGAATAACCCCCTGGCCGTCTGCGTCAATGCCGTGAACCTGGAAAACAGACTTCGCAATGTCGAAACCGATTGTCGTCACCGCTTGCATATCGAGCTCCTCCGAATCGTGGTCACCTTTTGGCCACCAATCCTATGGCACTTGCGCACCAGGTGGAGGAGCCGTCCACAGCATCAAATGCGGACATATTGTGCGCTGCCAACCGGTCAAATGGTGTAGTGGCAGCAACTCAAATGGTGTAGTTGCAGCAACTCAAATGGTGGCCATTTCACAAACAGAGCAGAAAGGGGTTCGCGCTCCACGAGCCGGTCCAAATCGGCGATGACAGATCCATCTCATTTGACTGATCTCGCTGCTGTGCAGGCGCTGCAATCATGTCAGTGTCGACTGTGCCGCCATGCGATCATTGCGCCGGCACTATCGCTTGGTCAGCTTCCGGTCTGCAATCGCTTCACGGCATCGGGTGATATCGGCCCACATGTCAATCTCGACATCGTCGAATGTGAAAGCTGCGGCCTGATCCAATTGAGCGAGACGCCCCCCATCGATGCGCTGATCCCG
This genomic stretch from Nordella sp. HKS 07 harbors:
- a CDS encoding IS110 family transposase encodes the protein MQAVTTIGFDIAKSVFQVHGIDADGQGVIRQRLKRSRVLGFFRKLSPCVVGIEACASSHHWSRELQALGHTVRLMPPAYVKPYVKRQKNDAADAEAICEAVQRPSMRFVPTKTPDQQACLMLHRTRHLFIRQQTALINAIRAHLAEFGIVAPVGRNGVEKLLDVVADPDDGRVPEIARECLEALGRQLWQLKRQILTFDQHINAWHRSNETSRRLDELPGVGPALATALVASIPDPRAFRSGRDFSAWIGLVPKQNSSGGRERLGNITKQGDRYLRSLFCAGALAVIRYAKIHGTKHRPWLAKLLERRPTKVAAIAFANKIARMAWAMMAKGERYREPVALAR